The nucleotide sequence CTAGgtttcgtgcctctcgccggcacCGGCGCAGGTCCGCCTTATCCGcaatggccctagggccatgggggaTGCTGTGGATTCTAGTAAGGGCCGGCGGAGGGGGTGGGCTCCGTTGTTAGCCGTTCCTTTGAGTTTGTTTAGGGTTTGTGTTTTGCTTAGGAAGGCGAAACGGTGACGActccctgaagatgaaataaaGGTCTTCGCGCCTAGCCTTGTTCCGGTGTTGCATCTAACATCGTTGGTGAGCGTGTGAAGATGTATCTTCGGTGGATCTATCCTCAATAGATTTGCTCGGAACTATTTATTGTCCATGTGTCTTTGGGTTGGATCTTTTCGATTTGCGTGGTTTTTCATCGGTGGTGGTTGCTGTTCTACTGTGCTGGTCTTATGAGGCCTTAGCATAATGATTTTTCGACTGTCtattacaacaagttgtgcccgactccagcgtgggtggggagggggggcaatgacggcggcgcgctttcaaCTCACTtcaatgcttgtagtcgtcgcttgCTGCTATggatttggatgtaatttttattatttttagtgttCGTTGTACAACCATGATTTAAAATGAATAGATCGAAAAAAATTCTTGAAAAAAGAAAAGCCTAACCATTCTCCTTTTTTTACCGTTGAGAAAAGGCGCATCAGGTTACACGTTAGGTCGCTAGGGCGCGACTTACGCATCAAATAGGAAACCATGGGCGCACCTATCTCTCGCTTAGTGCGAGACGTAGGGACGCTACGCCTGGTCGACCACGAGACTTGGACGGCCCAGTGCGCAGGTGCCACAGTTCACAGCCacgccttttctttttcttttggtttttctttcatttttttcttttatatatacatccgtatattcTATAAATGTATATTAAAAATAGATATGTGTTAAtcataaaacatttgaaaaaaattAGTCATGCATTATGGTAAACGTGTTAAGAAAAACTGTTTTcgatgtataagaaaaatgtacaTTGTGTTTGAAAAAGTAAAACATCAAAGCATATGTCTTCAAAATCTTAATCATGTATTTTGAAAATATTGAATTCATATTAGAAAAAAGTTTCCGATGTATGCAGAAAATGTATCATGTATATGGAAAAAATAGACATAAGAAATAACTTttcaaaaatattaatcatgtatttagaaaatgttaaacacGTATAAAAAATGTCTTTGACATATACAATGTGTATAAAAAGGTACACTTCAGAAAATTTATGTTTTATGAATTGTTAAGAATGTATTCCAAAAATATTGAACGTGCATATATAAAATGGCCCACCTTAGTGGACCACAACCCAAGTGCCTCGCTCCTCCACTTCTTGGTTTTCTCTTCTGTTATTTTGTTAACTAAAAAAACGGTTGAtggtttttaaatattttaaaaaagagttcatggattttaaaaaagttcacacgTTTATAGGTTTTTATTAAATTCAAAAAAGTACATGCATTTGATAAATTAGTTCggaaaattttaaaaagttcactgatttattttatttcacgaatttgaaaaaaaatcatgaactttaaaatgttcatcaatttgaaaaaaaaatcaaaatttagttagaaaagttcacgaattttagaaaagttcattgATTGACAAATAAGTCGCTAATTTGATTAAAGTTATCACAATTGAAAAAACTTTATCAATTAGAAAATAAGTTCACGGATTTGACAAAAAGTTGTGAAATTGAAATACGTTCATCCATTTATAAAAAAGTTCAGGAATTTGGAAAGAAAAActtgaaattgaaaaaaaaatcacaagtttgacaaaaagttcatctatttgacAAATAAGTTCACTAACTTGAATAAAGTTCACAaagttggaaaaagttcatcgatttggaaaaCAAGTTCCCGAATCTGACAAGAAAAGTACTcaagtttgaaaaaaaaaatctttgttttgaaaaaaacttcatgaatttgtCAAATAAGTTCGCGAATTTGAAAAAGTTtcaaagttgaaaaaagttcatcgatttgggtTTTTTGCGAAATTGAAAAACATTCACTCATTTTATAAAAAGTTCATGGATTCAAATAATAAGTTCTTGTATTTGAAAAAGTTTCACgagtttaagaaaatgttcatgaattttaacaagtgaaaaaagaagaagaagaaagaggccaAACAAAAACCCTAGGAAAAAGAAAACCAGGCTGAGAAGATGCACAACAAGAAGAAAAATGAAGTAACCAACATAACAAGGGAGCTGTCCTAGTTGGTTATAGCAGGTGGAAGTAAACCTAGAGGTTGGGTGAAGTATATATTTGTACTGAAGCGGGACTCATGATTCCAATCTAAGAGTAAGAATTTTCTGCATCTATCTTAAGTAGTTTATTAATTAACAAGTTAATAATCTTTAAATCCATTTTTTGGCATGATGCATGTTTTAACTAAACAACATGATATGTTTTTATCAAGAGTAATGAAAATAATCCAGATATATTTTATATCCTATCATATATCACCCGATATCCAACATCCAATATGTTGAAACCAAACCGATACGAACCTTCTCTCTGATATTTTGAATCCTGCAGtgatcttccttcttgcataaagTCGCCTTGTTGCGTGTGGCTGGCTTGGATTCCGTGGGCTCGTGGTAGACACATGATACCGATGGCACATGTGGACAGCTCCATGAAGCTTTTCCTCGGTGGTGTGTGTCGACTTTGTCTTGCTGTGGAAATATGTCGAGTGAGTGGTGTCTTTGGCGTTCGGTTGCAATCTTCATTTTTTTATAGTCTTTCTTCTAAGTTTTTGCTTCGGTTAGTTGACAATAGATTTAATTGGCAAGACAAATCGCTTCTCGCGGTTTGAAAAAAAAAGCGACGGATAGAGTTAAAcattcatatttattgcatttggtCGAAAATACCTCAAAATCCACATGTTTAgcataaattttcagaattttcttCAGCAAAGCATCACAAGAAGACAAGTGCATTATCATGTGTCAATCTACAAAAAGAAAAATACTCCGTATTTTTCAAGGGATACGATCAAAATTGTGAGGTGGTAAGACGACGCTTGTCATAGGGACTGCTCACTGATGTCCACTACTCAAGGGATACAATCAAAACCTGCTTTGACTTACTGGAAAGACGACGCTTCACTCAGGTTGGCATGGTCCAAAACTACTATTGGCACGTTCACATGCCAGTGAGATACAGTACTGCTCTCTCGGCAAAGAGATCCGGAAGCCGCAGCCACGAGCCGCAGAGCGCCGGCAACGTAGCGCCCTCACTCGTTCTCATCGGAGGTGAAATCCGatggaggggagcggcggcggcggcgatcactTCATCCTCGTCCACGGCCTAGGCCACGGCGCGTGGTGCTGGTACAAGCTGGTGCCGATGCTGCGCGCCGCGGGGCACCGTGTCACCGCGCTGGACATGGCGGCGTCGGGCGTGCACCCGGCGGGCATGGACGAGGTGGCGTCCTTCGAGGACTACTCGCGGCCGCTGCTCGACGCCGTGGCCGCGGCGCCCGCCGGCGAGAGGCTGGTCCTGGTCGGGCACAGCCTCGGCGGGCTCAACATCGCGCTCGCCATGGAGAGGCTCCCGCGCAAGGTCGCCGCGGCCGTGTTCCTCGACGCGTGCATGCCGTGCGTCGGCAGGCACATGGGCGTCACCATGGAAGAGGTAAGCAAACCTCAAGTTTTCCATTGACACCGATCGATACTTGGCTAATTTCTGGTGACTCTTGCCAGTTCTCCAGAAGAACCACGCCGGAATTTTTCATGGACAGCGAGAGGATGGTTCTGGAGACGAGTCAGGGCCCTCGACCTGCTCTCGTGTTCGGCCCCAAATTATTGGCAGCAAAACTGTACGATCGAAGCCCAGCTGAGGTAACAAGAACTCAATCTTTTTCGTCCCAGATGTTCTAGTCCTCGATGCTGACATGGGTTTTACCTACGGCATACAAGATGCTGACATTGGTTTTGTGGCCGGCACGCAGGATCTGACGCTGGCTACGATGCTGGTGAGACCCGGCCGCCTGTTCGTGGACGACGCGATGGTAAAGGACGAGACGCTGCTCACGGACGCCAACTACGCGTCGGTGAAGAAGGTGTACGTGGTGGCCATGGAGGACGCTTCCTTCTCCGAGGAGATGCAGCGCTGGATGGTGGACCTCAGCCCCGGCACGGAGGCCGAGGAGATCGCCGGAGCCGACCACATGGCCATGTTCTCCAAGACCAGGGAGCTCTGCGATGTTCTGCTCAGGATCGCCGGCAAAGCATGACTGAGAATCCTTGTCGCGGTGACGGACAATTCGTGTATTGTGGTTGTGTATAACTGTACGTCCGGCCTTGAGGTCCAACTCCACCATGCAACCTCATCTTGTCCGCGCGTGTCCGTTTGAGGTAAAACGGACGAATCAGACGGCCCAGCGCCCAaacgcaaacggacttttgtccattttgtgtccgctttcgacccatctccggcccaagtttgcgccacttttggggtgaaacggacatcaCACGGACGCGCGGGCCGTCTGCGCGTGTGCTCCCCTGGctcgcccgtcggtggcacaggggcgtctttttctatccgcccccctccctccctccggccgcacaCCCTCCATTCTTCTCCACTCTTCCCTACTctttcctcgccgccgccgccattgctgCTGCCATTGTAGCtgtgcagctcggacgcgcgctcgcccagcccctTCCACTCGGCGCctccgagctacccaaccacggccacctgttTTGCGCACCCGCCGACCGGATTTGGaccggatccggtcggtcttgagctcgcccggctgtgggaggccgcgccACGCCATGGACTGGCCTGACACCGGGCCAGAAGGCcatggcagggccgcaaggccacatgcaggcagtggctcctcctctagccgctcggatctacaccgtccgtggtccgccggcagatacacgaatgtcggtcggccgggctcggtgctagcCTAAAAGCTCGTCGACGCACCGTTGCCGCTCATTAAGTGTGACCACTGCGTAAAGaaggtcgtgcgccgcgtgtctacaacgccggaacatctcggatgggtgttcatcaagtgcttaaacgatgggtatGTGCTTTTTTTAGCTTTGGTTTGTGCtctagatttgactagttgtgctaacttcaaattttgttgtgtagaatggatgcaagttttggtattgggaaaaagagtacatcgatatattgatagagcgcaatttagtagatgttcgtgcacttttagctagcatagaggtcgtagatgagacaagtgcacttgttactagattagaggctagacacgagactagatAAAAGGAAGCAACCTCTACTTCTTTAGACTCGAAGAAAAAAGAAACACGCAAGATGAAGGCGgctcctc is from Triticum aestivum cultivar Chinese Spring chromosome 3A, IWGSC CS RefSeq v2.1, whole genome shotgun sequence and encodes:
- the LOC123059184 gene encoding probable esterase PIR7A, whose protein sequence is MEGSGGGGDHFILVHGLGHGAWCWYKLVPMLRAAGHRVTALDMAASGVHPAGMDEVASFEDYSRPLLDAVAAAPAGERLVLVGHSLGGLNIALAMERLPRKVAAAVFLDACMPCVGRHMGVTMEEFSRRTTPEFFMDSERMVLETSQGPRPALVFGPKLLAAKLYDRSPAEDLTLATMLVRPGRLFVDDAMVKDETLLTDANYASVKKVYVVAMEDASFSEEMQRWMVDLSPGTEAEEIAGADHMAMFSKTRELCDVLLRIAGKA